The Streptomyces showdoensis region CGACCTCGGTCGTTCCGACGGTGCGGCCCACCGAGGGGAGTTCGACCGGGAGGGCGGCGAGCTGCTCGTCGTCGCGGAGGACCAGTTCGGGGAGCAGGGCGACCATGTCGGTCTGGAGGAGCAGGGCCCTCATGGTGAGGATCGACGTGCACTCGACCCGGTCGCCGGGGAGCTCGAGACCCCGGTCGGCGAAGAGCGCCCCGAGTTCCTGGCGCAGCGCGGTCTGTTCGACGGGCAGGATCCACGGGTGGCCGAGGGTGTCGGTGAGGGTGACGCAGGGGTCGTCGAGCAGGGGGTGGCCGGAGCGGACGGCGAGCCGGATGCGTTCCCGGTAGAGCCGGCGCTGGCGGAGTCCGTCACCTTCCTTCGGCGCGGGGCCCACCCGGCCCACGATGACGTCGAGTTCGCCCGCGAGGAGCGCCGGGTGGAGGACGTCCGGAGTGCCCTCGCGGACGACGACCGTGAGCCGGGGCCGCTCCCGCTTCAGCCGGGCGACGGCCCGGGGCAACAGGACGTTGGTGCCCGCGAGGAGCGCGCCGACGGTCACCGTGCCGTCCTGGCCCTGGCGCAGTCCGGTGAGGTGTTCGGCGGCGCGCCGCATCTCGGCGAGGACGGCGCGGGCGTGTTCGGTGAGGGCCTGGCCGTAGAGCGTGGGCCGCATGCCGCGGGGGACGCGGACGAAGAGCGGCAGGTCGGCGATGGCCTCCAGCTCGCGCAGGGTGCGGGTGGCGGCGGGCTGGGTGAGGTGGAGGGTCTCGGCGGCCCTCGCCACGCTGCCCTGGTCGACGATCGCGACGAGCAGGGTCAGGTGACGGAACTTCAGGCGGCCGTCCAGGAGGTCCATCTGCGGGGCTCCTCGCGGGAGGGGTGGGGGGGGCGGGAGGGGCGCCACTCCCCTGCCATAGCGATCTCGGTATGGGAAGAGCGCTTTTTGGCATTGGTTCGGCATAGCTTGATGGGCGCATGATACCGGCACGCGCCGGGACACCTGATCCGAAGTCCCGGCCTGGTATCGCAACGGAGGTCTGCAAGGTGCGCTCACCTGTGCGGCATTACGTAGGGGGCGGGTTCGACGGCTCGGGCGTGCCGTTCCCGCTCGTCGACCCGGTCCGGGGCACCACCGCGGGCGAGGCGCCCGCGGCCTCCCGGGAGCTGGTGGACCGCGCGGTCGACGCGGCCCGCGCCGCTCTGAGCGGACCGTGGGCCTCCTGGAGCCCGGCCGAGCGCGCCCGGCTGCTGCACCGGATCGCCGACGGCATCGAAGCGCGGTTCGAGGAGTTCGTCGACGCCGAGTGCGCCGACACGGGCAAGCCCCGGGAGCTGGCCTCGACGGTCGACATCCCGCGCGCCGTCGCCAACTTCCGCTCGTACGCCGACCTGCTCGTCGGCCGTGCCGAGCGGTCCTGGAACACGCCCACGCCCGACGGGCGCGGCGCCCTGAACTACACGGTGCACAAGCCGCTCGGCGTGGTCGCGGTGATCTCGCCGTGGAACCTGCCCCTGCTCCTCCTCACCTGGAAGGTGGCCCCGGCGCTCGCGACGGGCAACACCGTGGTCGCCAAGCCCTCCGAACTCACCCCGGGCACGGCCTGCCTGCTGGCGGAGGTGATGGCCGGGGCGGAGCTGCCGCCGGGTGTCTTCAACCTCGTGCACGGCGGTGGCGGGGACGCCGCCGGCCAGTGGCTCACCGAGCACCCGGGGGTGGACGCCGTCGCGTTCACCGGGGAGTCCCGCACCGGTTCGACGATCATGCGGGCCGTCGCCGGGCGGCTGGCCCCCGTCTCCTTCGAGCTGGGCGGCAAGAACGCCGGGCTCGTCTTCGCCGACGCGGATCTGGAGCGGGCGGTGGAGGGCACCCTCCGCTCGGCGTTCACCCACAGCGGGCAGGTGTGCCTGTGCACCGAGCGGGTGTACGTGGAGCGGCCGGTGTTCGACGCGTTCGCCGAGGCGCTGGCGGCCGGGGCGCGGGAGTTGACCGGCTACGGCCCGATGGTCTCCGCCGCGCACCGCGACAAGGTGCTCGGCTACCTCGGGAAGGCGGCGGCCGACGGCCGGATCCTCGCGGGCGGCGGGGTGCCGCGGTTCGGGGACGACCGGGACGGCGGCTTCTGGGTGGAGCCGACCGTGCTGACCGGACTGCCCGAGGACCACCCGGCGGTACGGGAGGAGATCTTCGGTCCCGTCGTGCACCTGGCGCCGTTCGACACCGAGGAGGAGGCGCTGGCGCTCGCCAACGCCGGACCCTACGGGCTGGCCGCCACGGTGTGGACGGGCGACGTGAGCCGGGCGCACCGGGTCGCCCCGGCCCTCGACGTCGGCATCGCCTGGGTCAACACCTGGAACCTGCGCGATCTGCGCACCCCCTTCGGCGGCGTGAAGGCGTCCGGCATCGGCCGTGAGGGCGGCGACCATTCCCTCGACTTCTTCTCCGAACCGATGAATGTGTGCGTGAAGCTGTGAACACCGTCGCCGCGAACACCACGAGCACCACGCGCACGGCGAGCAGCGCGAGTACCGCGGACGCGCCTGCCGTCGACCCGGCGGTGGAGTCGGCCGCCGAGCGCCTCGACACGGCGCGCCGGACGGGCGTGCCGTGCGCCCCGGTCCGTGACCTGCTGCCGCCCGGGGACCTGGACGCCGCCTATGCCGTCCAGACCCTGCTGAGCGACCGGCTGGTCGCCTCCGGGCGCCGGATCACCGGCTGGAAGATCGGGCTGACCTCACCGGCGGTGCAGGCCCAACTGGGTGTCGACACACCGGACTTCG contains the following coding sequences:
- a CDS encoding LysR substrate-binding domain-containing protein, which translates into the protein MDLLDGRLKFRHLTLLVAIVDQGSVARAAETLHLTQPAATRTLRELEAIADLPLFVRVPRGMRPTLYGQALTEHARAVLAEMRRAAEHLTGLRQGQDGTVTVGALLAGTNVLLPRAVARLKRERPRLTVVVREGTPDVLHPALLAGELDVIVGRVGPAPKEGDGLRQRRLYRERIRLAVRSGHPLLDDPCVTLTDTLGHPWILPVEQTALRQELGALFADRGLELPGDRVECTSILTMRALLLQTDMVALLPELVLRDDEQLAALPVELPSVGRTVGTTEVAHRTRSPALQALLQHLDEEAAHLREALCGPRARS
- a CDS encoding 2-hydroxymuconic semialdehyde dehydrogenase encodes the protein MRHYVGGGFDGSGVPFPLVDPVRGTTAGEAPAASRELVDRAVDAARAALSGPWASWSPAERARLLHRIADGIEARFEEFVDAECADTGKPRELASTVDIPRAVANFRSYADLLVGRAERSWNTPTPDGRGALNYTVHKPLGVVAVISPWNLPLLLLTWKVAPALATGNTVVAKPSELTPGTACLLAEVMAGAELPPGVFNLVHGGGGDAAGQWLTEHPGVDAVAFTGESRTGSTIMRAVAGRLAPVSFELGGKNAGLVFADADLERAVEGTLRSAFTHSGQVCLCTERVYVERPVFDAFAEALAAGARELTGYGPMVSAAHRDKVLGYLGKAAADGRILAGGGVPRFGDDRDGGFWVEPTVLTGLPEDHPAVREEIFGPVVHLAPFDTEEEALALANAGPYGLAATVWTGDVSRAHRVAPALDVGIAWVNTWNLRDLRTPFGGVKASGIGREGGDHSLDFFSEPMNVCVKL